The following is a genomic window from Oncorhynchus tshawytscha isolate Ot180627B unplaced genomic scaffold, Otsh_v2.0 Un_contig_12210_pilon_pilon, whole genome shotgun sequence.
cacagacacacacacagacacagacacacacacaccacacacacacacagacagacagacagacagacagacagacacagacagacacacagacacagacagacagacagacagacagacacacacacacacccacacagacagacagacagacagacagacagacagacagacagacagacagacagacagacacacccccacacagacagacagacagacagacagacagacagacagacagacagacagacagacagacagacagacagacagacagacacacccccacacagacagacagacagacagacagacagacatacagacacacacacaggagtggcAGAAAACCCTTTGATTTCTCCAGGAAATGATTATAAAAGGAGAAAAAGTCTCTTGCCCTTTAACACAAATCCATTTCAGAATCAGTCAGAATTATATGTGTTAGTCAGAGGCGGTATTCAAATAAATAAACGTGGCGATCGTCATTGTTCACGGAACATAACCAGGGACTGTCAAGGTTTTAACCTCCGTGTCGAGTCTGCGCAGGACAAAAGATCTTTCAATACTGTGGGACGGCCCTCGAGCCGAACACAACACGTCCCTGTCTGTATAGGTGTGTTACTGCTTCCTGTCTGTATAGGTGTGTTACTGCTTCCTGTCTGTATAGGTGTGTTACTACTTCCTGTCTGTATAGGTGTGTTACTGCTTCCTGTCTGTATAGGTGTGTTACTGCTTCCTGTCTGTGTATGTGAGTTACTGCTTCCTGTCTGTATAGGTGTGTTACTGCTTCCTGTCTGTATAGGTGTGTTACTGCTTCCTGTCTGTATAGGTGTGTTACTGCTTGCTTCCTGTCTGTATAGGTGTGTTACTGCTTCCTGTCTGTATAGGTGTGTTACTGCTTCCTGTCTGTATAGGTGTGTTACTGCTTCCTGTCTGTACTGCTTCCTGTCTGTATAGGTGTGTTACGGCTTCCTGTCTGTATAGGTGTGTTACTGCTTCCTGTCTGTATAGGTGTGTTACTGCTTCCTGTCTGTATAGGTGTGTTACTGCTTCCTGTCTGTATAGGTGTGTTACTGCTTCCTGTCTGTATAGGTGTGTTACTGCTTCCTGTCTGTATAGGTGTGTTACTGCTTCCTGTCTGTATAGGTGTGTTACTgcttcctgtctgtcctctactGAGGCCAGGATGTCTGTATTCCTGGAGATGTGTTACTGcttcctcccagctcctctccctctccccagctcctctccctctccccagctccgctctctctccacaactcctctccacagctcccctccctctccccagctcccctccctctccacaactcctctctctctccacagctcgtCTCCCTCTCCACagctcctctccacagctcctctctctctccacagctccgctccctctccccagctccctccctccacaactcctctccacagctcctctccactctccccagcTCTccacagctccctctctctccacagctcctctctccacaactccctccctctccacaactcctctccctctccacagctccctctccctctccacagctccctccctctccacagctcctctccctctccacagctcctctccctctccacagctcctctcctctccacagctcctctctctctccacagctcctctctctctccacagctcctctcctctccacaactcctctccacagctcctctctctctccacagctcctctctctctccccagctcctctctctctccacagctccctccctctccacagctcctctccctctccacagctccctccctctccacagctccctccctctccacagctccctccctctccacaactcctctctctctccacagcttgtctccctctccacagctcctctccacagctcctctctctctccacagctcctctctctctccacagctcctctccctctccacagctcctctctctccctcctctctccccagctcctctctctctccccagctcctctccctctccacagctcctctccctctccacagctcctctccctctccacagctcccctccctctccccagctcctctctctctccacagctcctctccctctccacagctcctctccacagctcctctccctctccccagctcctctctctctccccagctcctctctctctccccagctcctctctctctccccagctcctctccctctccccagctcctctccctctccccagctcctctccctctccccagctccacctccctctccacagctcctctctcctctccacagctcctctccctctccacagctcctctctctctccccagctcctctctctgtcccccagctcctctccctctccacagctcctctccctctccccagctcctctccccctctccccagctcctctccctctccccagctcctctctctctccccagctcctctccctctcccagctcctctcctctccacagctcctctccctctccccagcccaccTCTGTCTGACACTGATATCTCCTCAtactctactctgtcagagatcaATACCTCCCAACCACTAGCACTCACACTGTGCATCAATaaccctcccattctctctctgtcccttgctctctcccctttctctcgctctttcccattccctctctccctccccctcttcccctcctgaCAAAGTGGCACAGCTCGCCTCGTTCAAGGACTCAAGGACAGAGTTTGGAGAAATTCAACAGCAGCTCCATAAGGACACCAACCAGGCTCCTCTGATATAACCACCACCATCCAATGGCTGATATAACCACCACCATCCAATGGTAACTATGTTTAGGTCATTAGACCAGCTGATATAACCACCACCATCCAATGGTAACTATGTTTAGGTCATTAGACCAGCTGATATAACCACCACCATCCAATGGCTGATATAACCACCACCATCCAATGGCTGATATAACCACCACCATCCAATGGCTGATATAACCACCACCATCCAATGGCTGATATAACCACCACCATCCAATGGCTGATATAACCACCACCATCCAATGGCTGATATAACCACCACCATCCAATGGTAACTATGTTAGGTCATTAGACCAGCTGATATAACCACCACCATCCAATGCTAACTATGTTAGGTCATTAGACCAGCTGATATAACCACCACCATCCAATGCTAACTATGTTAGGTCATTAGACCAGCTGATATAACCACCACCATCCAATGGTAACTATGTTAGGTCATTAGACCAGCTGATATAACCACCACCATCCAATGGTAACTATCTTTAGGTCATTAGACCAGCTGATATAACCACCACCATCCAATCAATGGTAACTATCTTTAGGTCATTAGTCCAGCTCTGTAGGGTGAATATTGTTCAGGGTGCCTCTGTGTCTCGGTACCAGCTGATTCAGAATACAACAGTACAGGTCTAAGAGCTAACAAAGATGTTTTGGGACGGCTAAGGACAGAACCACACAATTTAGTTTCAAACAAACATTGAAACGCATAGGACTAAGAAAAGACTAAGAAAAGTTAAGAATAAATAAaatatgtatgggtgtgtgtgtccgagtgtgtgtgtgtatgggtgtgtgtgagtgtgtgtgagtgtatgggtgtgtgtgagtgtgtgtatgggtgtgtgtgtccgagtgtgtgtgtatatgggtgtgtgtgagtgtgtgtgagtgtatgggtgtgtgtgagtatgggtgtgtgtgagtgtgtgtatgggtgtgtgtgtccgagtgtgtgtgtgtatgggtgtgtgtgagtgtgtgtgagtgtatgggtaTGTGTgagtatgggtgtgtgtgagtgtgtgtatgggtgtgtgtgtccgagtgtgtgtgtgtatgggtgtgtgtgggtgtgtgtgagtgtgtgtgagtgtatggtgtgtgtgtgtgtgtgtgtgtgtgtgtgtgtatgggtgtgtgtgagtgtgtgtatgagtatgggtgtgtgtgagtgtgtgtgtgtattggtgtgtgtgtgtgtgagtatgggtgtgtgtgtgtgtgagtatgggtgtgtgtgagtgtgtgtatgggtgtgtgtgtgtgagtatgggtgtgtgtgagtgtgtgtatgggtgtgtgtgagtgtgtgtatgggtgtgtgtgtgcatgtgagcgtgtgagtatgggtgtgtgtgagtatgggtgtgtatgggtgtgtgtgtgtgtgtgtgtgtgtgggtgtgtgtgagtgtgtgtatgggtgtgtgtgagtatgggtgtgtgtgagtatgggtgtgtgtgatgtgtgtgtgtgagtatgggtgtgtgtgagtgtgggtgtgtgtgtgtgtgtgtgtgtgtgtgtgtgtgtgtgttcactagaTCCCCCACATTGAGAACATGTGGGTGTAATAAAGCAGCAAAGTACTATTTTTAAagttaaaccacacacacacagacacacacacacacacacacacacacacacacacacacacacacacacacacacacacacacacggggttgCAGTGTAAACGCTGTCTAAATGTTCTTTGGTTCCAGCAGCGGTTCTGTTTGTGTTGCGTAACCATGGCAACTTCAGAACACACGGACTCGGAGTCCAAaccggtaccctattccctatagtggactactgttgaccagggttcatagtgcactgtgtagggaacagggtgctgtttTGGGACTCAGCTATAGCCTATAATATCTACCCAGTCCTTCAGAGATCATAGGCTGGATGTATTGGGACAAGGCTGTAATGGACTGTAGGTGGgacacacagcccacacagaaagacacactaTCAATCTCATTAGCATTTCTATTGATCGACAACAATGTATTACGCAGCTAGCGCCCtagggcactatatagagaatagactagtgtactatatagagaatagactagtgtactatatagagaatagactatatagagaatagactagtggactatatagagaatagactagtggactatatagagaatagactagtggactatatagagaatagactagtggactatatagagaatagactagtgtactatatagagaatagactagtggactatatagagaatagactagtgtactatatagagaatagactagtgtactatatagagaatagactagtggactatatagagaatagactagtggactatatagagaatagactagtggactatatagagaatagactagtgtactatatagagaatataatagtgtactatgtagagaatataatagtgtagtatatagagaatagactagtgtactatatagagaatagactagtgtactatatagagaatagactagtgtactatatagagaatagactatatagagaatagactagtgtactatatagagaatagactagtgtactatatagagaatagaatagtgtactatatagagaatagaatagtgtagtatatagagaatagactagtgtactatatagagaatagactagtgtactatatagagaatatactatatagagaatagactagtgtactatatagagaatagactagtgtactatatagagaatagactagtgtactttatagagaatagactagtgtactatatagagaatagactagtgtactatatagagaatagactagtgtactatatagagaatagactagtactatatagagaatagaatagactagtgtactatatagagaatagactagtgtactatatagagaatagactagtgtactatatagagaatagactagtgtactatatagagaatagactatatagagaatagactagtgtactatatagagaatagaatagtgtagtatatagagaatagactagtgtactatatagagaatagactagtgtactatatagagaatagactatatagagaatagactatatagagaatagactagtgtactatatagagaatagactagtggactatatagagaatagactagtgtactatatagagaatagactagtgtactatatagagaatagactagtgtactatatagagaatagactagtgtactatatagagaatagactagtgtactatatagagaatagacaatttttttttttttatttcacctttatttaaccaggtaggctagttgagaacaagttctcatttacaactgcgacctggccaagataaagcatagcagtgtgagcagacaacacagagttacacatggaataaacaaattaacaagtcaataacacagtagaaaacaaagggggagtctatatacaatgtacaatgtgtgcaaaaggcatgaggaggtagacgaatagttacaattttgcagattaacactggagtgatatatgatcagatggtcatgtacaggtagagatattggtgtgcaaaagagcagaaaagtaaataaataaaaacagtatggggatgaggtaggtgaaaatgggtgggctatttaccaatagactatgtacagctgcagcgattggttagctgctcagatagctgatgtttgaagttggtgagggagtatagagaatagactagtgtactatatagagaatagacaatatagagaatagactagtgtactatatagagaatagactagtgtactatatagagaatagactagtgtactatatagagaatagactagtgtactatatagagaatagactagtgtactatatagagaatagactagtgtactatatagagaatagactagtgtactatatagagaatagactagtgtactatatagagaatagactagtgtactatatagagaatagactagtgtactatatagagaatagactagtgtactatatagagaatagactagtgtactatatagagaatagactatatagagaatagactagtgtactatatagagaatagactagtgtactatatagagaatagactagtgtactatatagagaatagactagtgtactaatagagaatagaatagactagtgtactatatagagaatagactagtgtactatatagagaatagatagtgtactatatagagaatagactagactagtgaatagactatatagagaatagactatatagagaatagactatatagagaatagactagtgtactatatagagaatagactaGTGTACTATAGTAGAGAATAGACTAGAATAGactactatatagagaatagtactagagaatagactagtgtactatatagagaatagactagtgtactatatagagaatagactagtgtactatatagataatagactagtggactatatagagaatagactagtgtactatatagagaatagactatatagagaatagactagtgtactatatagagaatagactagtgtactatatagagaatagactagtgtactatatagagaatagactatatagagaatagactatatagagaatatataATTAAATATCCCAGAAACACCTGCAGGATTTTCATCTGTAATCTGTCCTGTCATTACATCTgatttcacacagacacactggaaATAACCAGCATTTATTGATCCCTCAATCACCACAGCAGCCTGCAGGGCCTAGTCTTCATCCGACTAGCCAACCCAGCACCTAGCCACCCAGCGCTAGGGTTTATCGCTATGGTAACACGTCCCTAATAAACTAACATAGAGAGGCGTGACAATAAAACCCTACTTAACAATTCACAGCTGTATTTTAAATATCCTGACTGACTAACTATAACAAAGCAGTACCACAGTCCACCAGTCGCCCACCACAGTCACCCACAGTCGTCCACAGCCAACCACAGCCCACCAGTCGTCCACAGCCAACCACAGCCCACCAGTCGTCCACAGCCAACCACAGCCCACCAATCACCCACAGTCGTCCACAGCCCACCAGTCACCCACAGCCCACGAGTTACCCACCACAGTCACCCACAGTTGTCCACAGCCAACCACAGCCCACCAGTCACCCACAGTCGTCCACAGCCCACCAGTCACCCACAGCCCACAGTCACCCACAGCCAACCACAGCCCACCAGTCACCCACCACAGTCCACCACATCCGTCCACAGTCCACCAGTCGTCCACAGCCAACCACAGCCCACCAGTCGTCCACAGCCAACCACAGTCCACCAGTCGCCCACCACAGTCACCCACAGTCGTCCACAGCCAACCACAGCCCACCAGTCGTCCACAGCCAACCACAGCCCACCAGTCGTCCACAGCCAACCACAGCCCACCAGTCGTCCACAGCCAACCACAGTCCACCAGTCGCCCACCACAGTCACCCACAGTCGTCCACAGCCAACCACAGCCCACCAGTCGTCCACAGCCAACCACAGCCCACCAGTCGTCCACAGCCAACCACAGCCCACCAGTCGTCCACAGCCCACCAGTCACCCACTACATTCACCCACAGTCGTCCACAGTCCACCAGTCACCCACCACATTCACCCACAGTCCACCAGTCGCCCACTACATTCACCCACAGCCCACCAGTTACCCACTACATTCACCCACAGTCCACCAGTTACCCACTACATTCACCCACAGCCCACCACAGTCGTCCACAGCTCACCAGTCGCCCACTACAGTCACCCACAGTCGTCCACAGCCAACCACAGCCCACCAGTCCCCCACTACATTCACCCACAGTCGCCCACCACATTCACCCACAGCCCACAGTCGCCCATCACATTCACCCACAGTCGTCCACAGCCCACCAGTCCCCCATCACATTCACCCACAGTCGCCCACTACATTCACCCACAGCCCACAGTTGCCCACTACATTTACCCACAGCCTTCCAGTCGCCCACTACATTCACCCACAGTCCACCAGTCGCCCACTACATTCACACACAGCTCACCAGTCGCCCACTACATTCACCCACAGTCCACCAGTCGCgcaccacattcacacacagtccACCAGTTGCCCACTACATTCACCCACAGCCCACCACAGTCGTCCACAGCTCACCAGTCGCCCACTACATTCACCCACAGTCCACCAGTCACCCACCACATTCACCCACAGTCCACCAGTCGCCCACTACATTCACCCACAGCCCACCACAGTCGTCCACAGCTCACCAGTCGCCCACTACATTCACCCACAGTCCACCAGTCGCccaccacattcacacacagtccACCAGTCGCCCACTACATTCACCCACAGCCCACCACAGTCGTCCACAGCTCACCAGTCGCCCACTACATTCACCCACAGTCCACCAGTCGCCCACTACATTCACCCACAGCCCACCACAGTCGTCCACAGCTCACCAGTCACCCACTACAGTCAACCACAGTCGTCCACAGCCAACCACAGTCGTCCACAGCCAACCAGTCCCCCACTACATTCACCCACAGTCGCCCACCACATTCACCCACAGCCAACCACAGCCCACCAGTCCCCCATCACATTCAACCACAGTCACCCACTACCTTCACCCACAGTCGCCCACTACATTCACCCAGTCGCCCACTACATTCACCCACAGTCGCCCACTACATTCACCCACAGTCGCCCACTACATTCACCCACAGTCGCCCACTACATTCACCCAGAGCCCACCAGTCGCCCACTACATTCACCCACAGCCCACTACATTCACCCACATCCGTCCACAGCCCAGCTAAGATAATTACCAAACTACTACTAGGGCTGCTGCTAGGACTTCAAACTGGCTAGAGAACAATTATTATTATCCCTGTTTAGGAACAGATCACAGGGAGGAAACACTGAGGGAATACAGACAGATCACAGGGAGGAAACACTGAGGGAATACAGACAGATCACAGGGAGGAAACACTGAGGGAATACAGACAGATCACAGGGAGGAAACACTGAGGGAATACAGACAGATCACAGGGAGGAAACACTGAGGGAATACAGACAGATCACAGGGAGGAAACACTGAGGGAATACAGACAGATCACAGGGAGGAAACACTGAGGGAATACAGACAGATCACAGGGAGGAAACACTGAGGGAATACAGACAGATCACAGGGAGGAAACACTGAGGGAATACAGACAGATCACAGGGAGGAAACACTGAGGGAATACAGACAGATCACAGGGAGGAAACACTGAGGGAATACAGACAGATCACAGGGAGGAAACACTGAGGGAATACAGACAGATCACAGGGAGGAAACACTGAGGGAATACAGACAGATCACAGGGAGGAAACACAAATGATGCCAAACAGGCTTCATGATGATACCAACAGCAGTAGCCTGCTGCCTGGCCACCCTGATCTCACTCTGGTACATCTGAggacacgtcacacacacacacacacacacacacacacacacacacacacacacacacacacacacacacacacacacacacacacacacacacacacacacacacacacacacacacacacacacacacacactttcaagaCAACAAATTCCGAGTAAAACTCTAATTGAGTTTGGGTGGTCCAAGCCTCTGATACATCTAAAGGTCTGACCGTAATAATAAAACACCCAACTGAATTTAAAGCCACATCCTGAAAGACTTAACCAatacaccaaccaaccaatcaacgaACCTCCTGCCGTAGCACCACACTATGAGACTTTAATACAGGCGTCTCTAAAGAACGGTGGAACAGACATTAAAATCAGCACATATGCTCCCTAATGCTTCATGTTATTAGGACAAGGACAACGTTACGGACCACGACTCTTGTTCTAGGGGTTTAGGACCCTAACTGGTTCTTCTTTAGGACAAACATTTAACCAACTAATCCTGAACCCCTTTTTCAAAGGACTGGCCTCAAAAATAACCTACTCAACAGAACCTAAAGCTACAGTCTGGAGGAGTTCCAGACACTCATTGGTCATTTAAACTAATTCAATATATACTGCACCTTGAAGATTGTCTTATTGTAATTGTAGTATATTTTAGTATATTTTAGTAATCCGTTTAGGCTAGGGTTCCCCCAATAGATGGCCAGCGGGTGATTGTATTTGTCCACTCAAGTTTTCTGAGCATTGTCGGACACTTAAGACTGTAAAAATCACCATGAAATCTTCTCAACGGGATCTTCATTTAGAGGATCTGTTAACAAATATTCACACGCAAAAATAGGGAGGCGTGATGTGATCGAATCCCAATGTGATGAAGGTTTGAAACAATCATGTTTTTTGTCAAATACTGTTTGGGCTTTACGGCCGgccaatttgcagtgtacaaatgatttTTGAATGTTTTTCGGGGCCCGTGTCCTGAATCTAGTCGGGGAACCGCTGGTTTAAGCTGTTGTCGTTCTTGTCATTGGAAGACTTAGTAAACAAATTTAGCTTCAAATCATCACGTTTCAGAAGTAATGTTGCTTCAACGGGATTTTTATCTCTGTAAAAGTTTGAATAGACATCCAACGATATTAGCATGTCAAAACGTCAGGTCAACTCTTTCATGGTAAACAAACGTTATAGTACGTtggactatagagagagaggggggggagggagagagggagggggaggagagagggggggagagagagggggaggaggaggggggggagagagggggaggagagagggggggagagagagagaggggggaaggagagagagagagagggaggggaggagagagagagagagagagggggagggagagagagagagagggggaggagagagagggggagagggagggggaggagagagagggggggagagagagagagggggaggaggagagggagaggagggggaggagagagagagggggagggagagagaga
Proteins encoded in this region:
- the LOC112241765 gene encoding proline-rich extensin-like protein EPR1 — protein: MATSEHTDSESKPSPTVVHSQPQPTSRPQPTTAHQSSTANHSPPITHSRPQPTSHPQPTSYPPQSPTVVHSQPQPTSHPQSSTAHQSPTAHSHPQPTTAHQSPTTVHHIRPQSTSRPQPTTAHQSSTANHSPPVAHHSHPQSSTANHSPPVVHSQPQPTSRPQPTTAHQSSTANHSPPVAHHSHPQSSTANHSPPVVHSQPQPTSRPQPTTAHQSSTAHQSPTTFTHSRPQSTSHPPHSPTVHQSPTTFTHSPPVTHYIHPQSTSYPLHSPTAHHSRPQLTSRPLQSPTVVHSQPQPTSPPLHSPTVAHHIHPQPTVAHHIHPQSSTAHQSPITFTHSRPLHSPTAHSCPLHLPTAFQSPTTFTHSPPVAHYIHTQLTSRPLHSPTVHQSRTTFTHSPPVAHYIHPQPTTVVHSSPVAHYIHPQSTSHPPHSPTVHQSPTTFTHSPPQSSTAHQSPTTFTHSPPVAHHIHTQSTSRPLHSPTAHHSRPQLTSRPLHSPTVHQSPTTFTHSPPQSSTAHQSPTTVNHSRPQPTTVVHSQPVPHYIHPQSPTTFTHSQPQPTSPPSHSTTVTHYLHPQSPTTFTQSPTTFTHSRPLHSPTVAHYIHPQSPTTFTQSPPVAHYIHPQPTTFTHIRPQPS